The Urbifossiella limnaea genome has a window encoding:
- a CDS encoding DUF6744 family protein, translating into MPATAPLPFPVAAGTRLLGEVISWTCSGVAVTHPALLTALRDAGLDENVARELAAKHAFTRACKKLCDRRIIRQVAEDETCVKFQFTQESRDGDRYEYALETMLTLDKRTGTVTCDLPGLATLAQEELDRATDARTGSDVTRVIQKLFDRHADLFPIRPQGGCYFTPIRHTTFVDKVQAMLGRLNGQILRFPVPAGTAEGDRSVKDAVAAGLAALIDDHRKAVALFGEDTREDTLKRAADKIRSTQFKIAAYAEYLLDEKGKLDRELAAARDELRAKVDQLAAVA; encoded by the coding sequence ATGCCCGCGACCGCCCCGCTCCCGTTCCCCGTCGCCGCCGGCACCCGGCTGCTCGGCGAAGTCATCTCGTGGACCTGCTCGGGGGTGGCCGTCACCCACCCGGCCCTGCTGACCGCGCTGCGGGACGCCGGCCTCGACGAGAACGTCGCCCGCGAGCTGGCCGCCAAGCACGCCTTCACCCGCGCCTGCAAGAAGCTGTGCGACCGCCGCATCATCCGCCAGGTGGCCGAGGACGAGACCTGCGTCAAGTTCCAGTTCACCCAGGAGTCCCGCGACGGGGACCGGTACGAGTACGCCCTGGAGACGATGCTCACGCTCGACAAGAGGACCGGGACGGTGACGTGCGACCTGCCGGGCCTCGCCACCCTCGCCCAGGAGGAACTCGACCGCGCGACCGACGCCCGGACGGGAAGTGACGTGACGCGGGTGATCCAGAAGCTGTTCGACCGGCACGCCGACCTGTTCCCGATCCGGCCCCAGGGCGGCTGCTACTTCACGCCGATCCGGCACACGACTTTCGTGGACAAGGTGCAGGCGATGCTCGGCCGGCTGAACGGGCAGATCCTCCGGTTCCCGGTTCCGGCGGGGACGGCCGAGGGGGACCGGTCGGTGAAGGACGCGGTCGCCGCCGGGCTCGCGGCCCTGATCGACGACCACCGCAAGGCGGTCGCTCTCTTCGGCGAGGACACGCGGGAGGACACGCTCAAGCGCGCGGCCGACAAGATCCGCTCGACCCAGTTCAAGATCGCCGCCTACGCCGAGTACCTGCTCGACGAGAAGGGGAAGCTCGACCGGGAGCTGGCCGCCGCCCGCGACGAGCTACGGGCCAAGGTGGACCAGCTCGCCGCCGTCGCCTGA